One genomic segment of Ipomoea triloba cultivar NCNSP0323 chromosome 9, ASM357664v1 includes these proteins:
- the LOC116028628 gene encoding synaptotagmin-3-like isoform X1 — protein MGFLGSLLVIFGFWVGIPIGLLIGYFLFIFYYPTDVDKDLPESRSLQEFDSSSLIDLFPELPSWVMNPDFERVEWLNMFIEHMWPYLDKAVCGIIRSTTQPIFTEYIGKYLIKSIEFEHLTLGTLTPKIHGIKSVKLKENQLIFELAFRWAGNPNIAIALKLLAPKIRVQLIELQICAKLRVTLTPLLATFPCFSSILVSLMEKPNVDFGLKFLGGDLMAIPGLHHYVQETVSKEVSKLYLWPQTLEIPVLDSSIGAVKRPVGILHVKVLRARNLLDKDVFSKSDPYVTVGLGKELLPPKKTTVKMDTLDPVWHEDFKLTVKDPDTQILELHLYDWEKFGTHDKLGMQTVPLKLLKPYEKKKFTLDLVNSMDPNDPLNNQQMGQIEFEMTFVPFQEDSMKFASSLEKQKSENFKTTGGKMALQGAGLLLVTVVGADDVEGKTHTNPYAVIHFRGEERKTKKIKKSRHPRWEDEFQFVLEEPPLKEHVHIEVMSVRRRARCFRSRESLGYVDIHLRDVVYNGRINEEHHLINSKNGLIHVDIRWKVI, from the exons ATGGGGTTTCTTGGAAGCTTGTTGGTAATTTTTGGATTTTGGGTTGGGATCCCCATTGGCCTTCTAATTGGCTATTTCTTGTTCATATTCTATTACCCAACAGATGTTGATAAG GATCTACCAGAAAGTAGATCACTTCAGGAGTTTGACTCGAGCTCCTTGATTGATCTTTTTCCTGAACTTCCATCATGGGTGATGAATCCAGATTTTGAACGC GTTGAGTGGTTGAATATGTTCATAGAGCATATGTGGCCATATCTGGACAAG GCAGTTTGCGGAATCATTAGAAGCACAACACAACCCATATTTACAGAGTATATCGGGAAGTATCTGATAAAATCCATCGAGTTTGAACACCTTACTCTTGGAACTTTGACCCCAAAAATTCATG GTATAAAGTCAGTTAAACTCAAAGAAAATCAGCTAATTTTTGAGCTTGCATTCAGATGGGCTGGTAATCCCAATATTGCTATAGCACTGAAATTGCTCGCTCCAAAAATCCGTGTACAG TTGATAGAACTTCAAATATGTGCAAAACTAAGAGTAACTTTGACGCCTTTGTTGGCAACCTTCCCGTGCTTTTCAAGCATTCTAGTGTCACTGATGGAAAAG CCAAATGTAGATTTCGGGCTGAAATTTTTAGGAGGGGATCTGATGGCAATCCCTGGCTTACACCACTACGTTCAG GAAACTGTTAGCAAAGAAGTTTCCAAGCTTTACCTCTGGCCACAAACACTAGAAATACCAGTTCTTGACAGTTCAAT AGGAGCTGTGAAGAGGCCTGTCGGAATACTGCATGTGAAAGTCTTGAGAGCACGAAATCTACTAGACAAAGATGTTTTCAGTAAATCTGATCCTTACGTTACAGTCGGGCTTGGCAAGGAGCTGCTACCACCGAAGAAGACTACTGTAAAGATGGACACTCTGGATCCCGTGTGGCATGAGGATTTCAAATTAACTGTAAAGGACCCAGACACTCAAATCCTCGAATTACATCTCTATGACTGGGAAAAG TTTGGAACACATGACAAACTGGGGATGCAAACAGTCCCCCTAAAGTTGCTCAAGCCTTATGAGAAGAAAAAATTCACACTTGACTTGGTGAACAGCATGGATCCTAACGATCCTCTGAACAATCAGCAAATGGGTCAAATTGAGTTCGAAATGACATTTGTTCCCTTCCAAGAAGACAGCATGAAGTTCGCCTCAAGTCTCGAAAAGCAAAAGTCGGAAAACTTCAAGACCACAGGAGGGAAGATGGCCTTGCAAGGAGCAGGTTTGCTATTGGTTACAGTTGTAGGTGCAGATGATGTAGAGGGCAAAACCCATACCAATCCTTATGCTGTTATCCATTTTAGAGGAGAGGAGAGAAAGACCAAG AAAATCAAGAAATCCCGGCATCCAAGATGGGAAGATGAATTCCAATTTGTTTTAGAAGAGCCTCCTTTGAAGGAACACGTTCATATCGAAGTCATGAGCGTACGAAGGAGGGCTCGTTGTTTTCGGTCTAGG GAATCTCTGGGGTATGTGGACATTCATCTCAGGGATGTTGTCTATAACGGGCGTATTAATGAAGAACACCAtcttataaattctaaaaacgGACTAATACATGTTGATATACGGTGGAAGGTGATCTGA
- the LOC116028628 gene encoding synaptotagmin-3-like isoform X2, translating into MGFLGSLLVIFGFWVGIPIGLLIGYFLFIFYYPTDVDKDLPESRSLQEFDSSSLIDLFPELPSWVMNPDFERAVCGIIRSTTQPIFTEYIGKYLIKSIEFEHLTLGTLTPKIHGIKSVKLKENQLIFELAFRWAGNPNIAIALKLLAPKIRVQLIELQICAKLRVTLTPLLATFPCFSSILVSLMEKPNVDFGLKFLGGDLMAIPGLHHYVQETVSKEVSKLYLWPQTLEIPVLDSSIGAVKRPVGILHVKVLRARNLLDKDVFSKSDPYVTVGLGKELLPPKKTTVKMDTLDPVWHEDFKLTVKDPDTQILELHLYDWEKFGTHDKLGMQTVPLKLLKPYEKKKFTLDLVNSMDPNDPLNNQQMGQIEFEMTFVPFQEDSMKFASSLEKQKSENFKTTGGKMALQGAGLLLVTVVGADDVEGKTHTNPYAVIHFRGEERKTKKIKKSRHPRWEDEFQFVLEEPPLKEHVHIEVMSVRRRARCFRSRESLGYVDIHLRDVVYNGRINEEHHLINSKNGLIHVDIRWKVI; encoded by the exons ATGGGGTTTCTTGGAAGCTTGTTGGTAATTTTTGGATTTTGGGTTGGGATCCCCATTGGCCTTCTAATTGGCTATTTCTTGTTCATATTCTATTACCCAACAGATGTTGATAAG GATCTACCAGAAAGTAGATCACTTCAGGAGTTTGACTCGAGCTCCTTGATTGATCTTTTTCCTGAACTTCCATCATGGGTGATGAATCCAGATTTTGAACGC GCAGTTTGCGGAATCATTAGAAGCACAACACAACCCATATTTACAGAGTATATCGGGAAGTATCTGATAAAATCCATCGAGTTTGAACACCTTACTCTTGGAACTTTGACCCCAAAAATTCATG GTATAAAGTCAGTTAAACTCAAAGAAAATCAGCTAATTTTTGAGCTTGCATTCAGATGGGCTGGTAATCCCAATATTGCTATAGCACTGAAATTGCTCGCTCCAAAAATCCGTGTACAG TTGATAGAACTTCAAATATGTGCAAAACTAAGAGTAACTTTGACGCCTTTGTTGGCAACCTTCCCGTGCTTTTCAAGCATTCTAGTGTCACTGATGGAAAAG CCAAATGTAGATTTCGGGCTGAAATTTTTAGGAGGGGATCTGATGGCAATCCCTGGCTTACACCACTACGTTCAG GAAACTGTTAGCAAAGAAGTTTCCAAGCTTTACCTCTGGCCACAAACACTAGAAATACCAGTTCTTGACAGTTCAAT AGGAGCTGTGAAGAGGCCTGTCGGAATACTGCATGTGAAAGTCTTGAGAGCACGAAATCTACTAGACAAAGATGTTTTCAGTAAATCTGATCCTTACGTTACAGTCGGGCTTGGCAAGGAGCTGCTACCACCGAAGAAGACTACTGTAAAGATGGACACTCTGGATCCCGTGTGGCATGAGGATTTCAAATTAACTGTAAAGGACCCAGACACTCAAATCCTCGAATTACATCTCTATGACTGGGAAAAG TTTGGAACACATGACAAACTGGGGATGCAAACAGTCCCCCTAAAGTTGCTCAAGCCTTATGAGAAGAAAAAATTCACACTTGACTTGGTGAACAGCATGGATCCTAACGATCCTCTGAACAATCAGCAAATGGGTCAAATTGAGTTCGAAATGACATTTGTTCCCTTCCAAGAAGACAGCATGAAGTTCGCCTCAAGTCTCGAAAAGCAAAAGTCGGAAAACTTCAAGACCACAGGAGGGAAGATGGCCTTGCAAGGAGCAGGTTTGCTATTGGTTACAGTTGTAGGTGCAGATGATGTAGAGGGCAAAACCCATACCAATCCTTATGCTGTTATCCATTTTAGAGGAGAGGAGAGAAAGACCAAG AAAATCAAGAAATCCCGGCATCCAAGATGGGAAGATGAATTCCAATTTGTTTTAGAAGAGCCTCCTTTGAAGGAACACGTTCATATCGAAGTCATGAGCGTACGAAGGAGGGCTCGTTGTTTTCGGTCTAGG GAATCTCTGGGGTATGTGGACATTCATCTCAGGGATGTTGTCTATAACGGGCGTATTAATGAAGAACACCAtcttataaattctaaaaacgGACTAATACATGTTGATATACGGTGGAAGGTGATCTGA